One segment of Anatilimnocola aggregata DNA contains the following:
- a CDS encoding CDGSH iron-sulfur domain-containing protein — protein MPEVTIRVREHGPLVVTGDVKLVDAAGNPIEIPAGKPNVALCRCGASLNKPFCDGAHKTCEHFLHSLGIAAPTPE, from the coding sequence ATGCCGGAAGTCACCATTCGCGTTCGCGAGCACGGGCCGCTGGTCGTCACCGGCGACGTGAAACTTGTCGATGCAGCGGGTAATCCAATCGAAATACCTGCAGGTAAACCAAACGTGGCACTCTGCCGCTGCGGGGCATCGCTTAACAAGCCCTTCTGCGACGGTGCGCACAAGACTTGTGAGCATTTTCTCCACAGTTTGGGCATTGCCGCTCCAACACCGGAGTAG
- the rsgA gene encoding ribosome small subunit-dependent GTPase A, translating to MTERKRKIRTDFRKNHQGRVRRGDLTRDFLKENLADDQVKEERVSGKGDLTRRRTVVGHDAETSEAGFAVQPQADAATMPGRVLSVHGLASVVQAPDGRIFQCSTRGVLKSLSTDLRHVVVAGDQVIFAQSGPEEGVIERVEPRRTIVCRTSRNRQHVLVSNVDQLLIVTSAAEPALKPNLIDRLIVEAERMQIPPIICINKVDLVDPADLQPLAGVFGQMGYEVLLLSATQGLGVDRLRRLVKGKESVVAGQSGVGKSSLLNLIEPGLQLKVGRVSTENEKGRHTTTVAKLIPLEAGGYVVDTPGIRQFQLWDVVPEEVAGYYRDLRPYVSQCRFANCTHQHESDCAVKDAVADGRLDVRRYESFCHLFAGDEA from the coding sequence ATGACCGAGCGCAAACGAAAAATTCGGACCGACTTCCGCAAAAATCACCAGGGACGGGTGCGCCGTGGCGATCTCACACGGGATTTTCTCAAAGAGAATCTGGCCGACGACCAGGTGAAAGAAGAGCGAGTCAGCGGCAAGGGTGATCTCACGCGCCGCAGGACCGTCGTCGGGCACGATGCCGAAACCTCGGAAGCTGGTTTTGCCGTGCAACCACAGGCCGACGCAGCGACCATGCCCGGTCGCGTGTTGAGCGTCCATGGCCTGGCGAGTGTGGTGCAGGCACCCGACGGTCGAATCTTTCAATGTTCCACGCGCGGCGTACTCAAGAGTTTGAGTACCGATCTACGGCATGTGGTGGTGGCTGGCGACCAGGTCATCTTCGCACAATCGGGGCCAGAAGAGGGCGTGATCGAGCGGGTTGAGCCGCGGCGGACCATTGTCTGTCGCACTAGTCGCAACCGCCAGCACGTGCTCGTGTCGAATGTCGATCAGTTGCTGATCGTCACCAGTGCCGCAGAGCCAGCCCTCAAGCCGAATCTGATCGATCGCCTGATTGTGGAGGCCGAGCGGATGCAGATTCCGCCGATCATCTGCATTAACAAGGTCGACCTGGTTGATCCCGCCGACTTGCAACCGCTGGCGGGTGTGTTCGGTCAAATGGGATACGAAGTGCTGTTGCTATCGGCCACGCAAGGGCTCGGCGTCGATCGCCTGCGTCGGTTGGTGAAAGGGAAGGAAAGCGTTGTGGCAGGGCAGAGCGGCGTCGGTAAGAGCTCGCTGCTGAATCTGATCGAGCCGGGGCTGCAACTCAAGGTCGGCCGCGTCAGTACGGAAAACGAAAAGGGGCGACATACGACCACGGTTGCCAAGCTGATTCCGCTCGAAGCGGGCGGCTATGTAGTCGATACACCGGGAATTCGACAGTTTCAGTTATGGGATGTCGTACCCGAGGAAGTGGCCGGTTACTACCGTGACCTGCGCCCTTACGTCAGCCAATGTCGTTTTGCCAATTGCACGCACCAGCACGAATCGGACTGTGCGGTGAAAGACGCAGTCGCTGATGGCCGGCTCGATGTTCGCCGCTACGAAAGCTTCTGTCATTTGTTTGCCGGTGACGAAGCGTAA
- the trpC gene encoding indole-3-glycerol phosphate synthase TrpC, with amino-acid sequence MTNVLEKIVVQKWKEIAAAKFARPEAEVRAAAADTPPRRDFFAALAASGPIKLIAEVKKASPSKGVIRADFDPVEIARAYESAGATCLSVLTDEHFFQGSLEYLRQIRAAVNLPLLRKDFILDAYQLFEARAAGADAVLLIAECLDDCNLRKLHNEAIELGLTPLVEFYDEENLDRVLAAGAQLIGVNNRDLRTFVTDLDRTLRMRQRVPLDCVFVGESGIFTRQDVLRLQDAGVDAMLVGESLMRQPDIAAAVRQLLGTGA; translated from the coding sequence ATGACCAACGTTCTCGAAAAAATCGTCGTTCAGAAGTGGAAAGAAATCGCGGCTGCCAAGTTCGCGCGACCGGAAGCGGAAGTTCGCGCTGCCGCCGCTGATACTCCGCCGCGCCGCGACTTCTTCGCGGCGCTCGCAGCGAGCGGTCCTATTAAACTGATTGCCGAAGTAAAGAAGGCGAGCCCCAGCAAAGGTGTGATCCGGGCAGACTTCGATCCGGTCGAAATTGCCCGGGCTTACGAATCGGCCGGTGCCACCTGCTTGAGTGTGCTCACTGACGAGCACTTTTTTCAAGGCAGTCTCGAATACTTGCGGCAGATTCGCGCGGCAGTGAACTTACCGCTCCTGCGCAAAGACTTCATTCTCGACGCCTATCAGTTGTTCGAAGCTCGGGCGGCTGGAGCCGATGCAGTGCTGCTGATTGCCGAGTGTCTCGACGACTGCAATTTGCGCAAACTTCATAACGAAGCCATCGAACTCGGTTTGACTCCTCTCGTAGAATTTTACGACGAAGAAAATCTCGACCGCGTCCTCGCAGCCGGAGCCCAGTTGATCGGTGTGAATAACCGCGACTTACGCACGTTTGTGACTGACTTAGATCGGACCTTGCGAATGCGTCAGCGTGTCCCCCTCGACTGCGTCTTCGTGGGCGAGAGCGGCATCTTCACCCGGCAGGATGTGCTACGTTTGCAGGATGCTGGCGTCGATGCCATGCTGGTAGGTGAGAGCCTGATGCGTCAGCCGGATATTGCCGCTGCCGTCCGCCAACTTCTCGGTACGGGAGCTTAG
- a CDS encoding RrF2 family transcriptional regulator — protein sequence MRVAYPVIVSAKTEYACIAVLELATRHDSGEPVRIREIADSHGIPSRFLVQILLQLKSAGLVNSTRGAAGGYQLARDPSEISLGDVMSVVDSQSGTIRSFAEHPSATAKILLHRWQDVARQERDMLSDISFADLVQQLKEQGEGMYYI from the coding sequence ATGCGGGTTGCATACCCAGTGATTGTCTCGGCCAAAACTGAATACGCCTGCATCGCCGTACTGGAGTTGGCCACGCGTCACGACAGCGGCGAACCGGTGCGCATTCGCGAAATTGCCGATTCTCACGGCATTCCCTCGCGTTTTCTCGTGCAAATTCTGCTGCAACTGAAGAGCGCCGGACTCGTGAATAGTACGCGCGGCGCAGCGGGTGGCTATCAGTTGGCCCGTGATCCGAGCGAGATTTCCCTCGGCGATGTGATGTCGGTTGTCGATAGCCAATCTGGGACCATCCGCTCGTTCGCCGAACATCCTTCGGCCACGGCCAAGATTCTGCTCCATCGTTGGCAAGATGTGGCGCGCCAGGAGCGCGACATGCTCAGCGATATCTCGTTTGCCGATCTGGTGCAACAATTAAAAGAGCAAGGCGAAGGGATGTATTACATCTAA
- a CDS encoding phosphoadenylyl-sulfate reductase — translation MSLTSTKPSLRVLNPPAETAEGKLAYSSELQAELDAASQQLESSSPEEILRWAVEHYAPKFTMATAFGPEGMVLIHMLAEIAPETPIFNLDTGYQFKETLELREEIKRRYGIEVELKKPELTVEQFEQANGGPVYRTDPDRCCFERKIKVLQQSALGMYAWSSAIRRDQSPDRAKAPIVGWDKKFGLVKISPLANWTKKLVWNFITQHNVPYNPLHDSGYTSIGCWPCTRAVGIGEDERAGRWSGLAKTECGLHTQ, via the coding sequence ATGTCGCTAACTTCGACGAAGCCCTCGCTGCGCGTGTTGAATCCGCCCGCTGAGACAGCCGAAGGCAAGCTGGCCTATTCGTCGGAATTGCAAGCAGAACTCGATGCTGCCAGCCAGCAACTGGAATCGTCTTCGCCCGAAGAGATCCTGCGCTGGGCGGTCGAGCACTATGCTCCTAAGTTCACGATGGCGACGGCCTTCGGTCCGGAAGGCATGGTCCTGATTCACATGCTGGCCGAGATCGCGCCCGAGACGCCGATCTTCAATCTCGATACCGGCTATCAGTTCAAAGAAACACTCGAACTGCGGGAAGAGATCAAACGCCGGTACGGTATTGAAGTCGAACTGAAAAAGCCGGAACTGACCGTCGAACAATTCGAGCAAGCGAACGGTGGTCCCGTTTATCGAACCGATCCCGATCGTTGCTGCTTCGAGCGCAAAATCAAAGTCCTCCAGCAATCGGCCCTCGGCATGTATGCGTGGTCGAGCGCCATTCGCCGCGACCAAAGCCCCGACCGCGCCAAGGCTCCCATCGTAGGCTGGGATAAGAAGTTCGGCCTCGTGAAGATCAGTCCATTGGCAAACTGGACGAAGAAGCTGGTGTGGAACTTCATTACCCAGCACAACGTTCCTTATAACCCGCTGCACGATTCGGGTTACACAAGCATTGGCTGCTGGCCCTGCACGCGCGCGGTCGGCATTGGTGAAGACGAACGGGCCGGTCGCTGGAGCGGCCTGGCCAAGACCGAATGCGGGTTGCATACCCAGTGA
- the gap gene encoding type I glyceraldehyde-3-phosphate dehydrogenase: MAVRVAINGFGRIGRLVFRAMVEQGIVGKDVEVVAVGDIVPADNLAYLLKYDSIQGRFGGEFSSKKSAADKAEDDVLVVNGKDIAVVSAKSPAELPWKAMNVDVVIESTGLFTEAEKAKGHITAGAKKVIITAPAKGEDITIVMGVNDDKYDAKAHNIVSNASCTTNCLAPLVHVLLKEGFGIDEGLMTTVHSYTATQKTVDGPSKKDWKGGRAAAQNIIPSTTGAARAVALVCPEVKGKLTGMAFRVPTATVSAVDLTVKTVKETSYAEIAAAFKKASETYLKGILDYTEDEVVSSDFIHCKSSSIFDKGSGIELNSKFFKIISWYDNEWGYSNRVCDLLKLMISKGL, from the coding sequence ATGGCGGTTCGTGTCGCAATCAACGGTTTTGGTCGCATCGGCCGCTTGGTTTTCCGGGCGATGGTTGAACAGGGGATCGTCGGCAAGGACGTCGAAGTAGTCGCCGTCGGCGATATTGTCCCGGCCGATAACCTGGCTTACCTGCTCAAGTACGACTCCATCCAAGGTCGCTTTGGTGGCGAGTTCAGCTCGAAGAAGTCAGCTGCTGACAAGGCTGAAGACGATGTGTTGGTCGTCAACGGCAAGGACATTGCCGTTGTCAGCGCCAAGTCTCCTGCCGAATTGCCTTGGAAGGCCATGAACGTCGATGTCGTCATCGAATCGACCGGCCTCTTCACCGAAGCTGAAAAAGCTAAGGGGCACATCACTGCTGGTGCCAAGAAGGTCATCATCACCGCCCCCGCGAAGGGCGAAGACATCACGATCGTGATGGGTGTGAATGATGACAAATATGATGCCAAGGCCCACAACATTGTCAGCAACGCCAGTTGCACGACAAACTGCCTCGCACCGCTCGTCCACGTGCTTTTGAAGGAAGGCTTCGGCATCGACGAAGGTCTGATGACCACGGTTCACTCGTATACCGCCACGCAAAAGACCGTGGACGGCCCAAGTAAGAAGGACTGGAAGGGTGGTCGCGCTGCCGCTCAGAACATCATTCCCAGCACCACCGGTGCCGCTCGCGCTGTGGCTCTCGTTTGCCCCGAAGTGAAGGGCAAGCTGACCGGCATGGCCTTCCGCGTGCCGACCGCCACCGTTTCGGCCGTCGACTTGACCGTGAAGACCGTCAAGGAAACCAGCTACGCCGAAATCGCCGCCGCCTTCAAGAAGGCCAGCGAAACCTACCTCAAGGGCATTCTCGATTACACCGAAGACGAAGTCGTCAGCAGCGACTTCATCCACTGCAAGAGCTCGTCGATCTTCGACAAGGGCTCGGGCATCGAACTCAACAGCAAGTTCTTCAAGATCATCAGCTGGTACGACAACGAATGGGGTTACAGCAACCGCGTTTGCGACCTGCTCAAGCTGATGATCAGCAAAGGCCTGTAA
- a CDS encoding peptidase: MHDRRLSQRTLLVLLMVSFYISPPSVLAEVITLKNGLRIEGKVDKLGNLGANPLQGNTVGDVATKEIVIIDDDLRRVFVGQKQVLTFGDSPLSSFERIKLQQAVASAGPGIASVGPIVKVTPFDKYGRRIFTMAGNKGNIDVIQGITEITPRYTKVEALTRGSYQYVWSMQVATTSIPRETLSEILMHRIDPKNPEQRLSIVKLYLQAQRIQDARTELEAIIRDFPNLANLQDQVKALRQTGANMLLKEIQLRRDAGQHQLAISMLTNYPAEGVAGESQLKARDMLAEYDDVKAKGERVLALMSEHASQIKAQATRDRVQPICNEIATEMNIHSLARMADYLRLSDDDKTSAEQKLSLAISGWLMGSGSGIDNLAVTLSLVQVRDKVRAYLLARRKADRDVILAEIQSLEGSTPEYIAKILAHMKPPLETYPKPKTDIQTEPEKPAAPAAVPVVAPVAPAPAAPAPAAIPPAAGAKGNPLDLLNRDLRARPAPPGALQVNKVLLPEPVDDRDGTPVGAQATVNGISGLLKIQTPGLSEDPIIDYYVQLPPEYDPYRRYPCVISLNGAGTTPLQQVDWWAGPHSGTAAMRYGQATRHGYIVIAPVWTREHQREYEYSAREHAAVLYTLRDASRRFAVDTDQVFLSGHSMGADAAWDIGLAHPDLWAGVMPIVARGDKYISRYSENGRNLPMYFVCGEKDGDKWQNNSPDWERYLKYVGYDSLVVQYQGRGHEHFHDEIQNLFEWMNLHQRNFFPKKFAANTLRPWDNFFWYVEMDRMPPVGMVLPIQWPPGRGVIATKVEASILPTNGISVDSSAAKITVWLSPDMINFNAKPFVSIRGKRFQNIQPDVSVLLEDVRTRGDRQHPFWAKVSNVQ; the protein is encoded by the coding sequence ATGCACGATCGTCGTCTCTCCCAGCGGACACTTCTTGTCCTGCTGATGGTGTCATTCTACATTTCGCCACCATCTGTTTTGGCAGAAGTCATCACGCTTAAGAACGGTCTGCGTATCGAAGGCAAGGTCGACAAGCTCGGCAATCTCGGAGCCAATCCGCTGCAGGGCAACACGGTGGGCGATGTGGCAACGAAAGAGATCGTCATCATCGACGACGATCTCCGCCGCGTCTTCGTCGGCCAAAAGCAAGTACTCACCTTCGGCGACTCGCCCCTCAGCAGTTTCGAGCGAATCAAACTGCAGCAAGCCGTTGCGTCAGCTGGCCCGGGCATCGCCTCGGTCGGTCCAATTGTGAAGGTCACCCCCTTCGATAAGTACGGCCGCCGCATCTTCACCATGGCGGGCAATAAGGGAAACATCGACGTCATTCAAGGAATCACCGAGATCACGCCGCGCTATACCAAGGTCGAAGCGCTGACCCGCGGCAGTTATCAGTACGTTTGGTCGATGCAGGTTGCGACAACGTCGATCCCGCGCGAGACGCTCAGCGAAATCTTGATGCACCGCATCGATCCCAAGAACCCCGAACAGCGGCTGAGCATCGTCAAGCTTTATCTGCAAGCTCAACGCATTCAAGATGCTCGCACCGAACTCGAAGCGATCATTCGCGACTTTCCGAACCTGGCCAACTTGCAGGATCAGGTGAAGGCGTTGCGTCAAACCGGCGCGAACATGCTGCTGAAAGAAATTCAGCTGCGGCGCGATGCGGGGCAGCATCAATTGGCCATCAGCATGCTGACGAATTATCCGGCTGAAGGCGTGGCTGGCGAGTCGCAGCTCAAAGCGCGCGACATGCTCGCGGAATACGACGATGTCAAAGCCAAAGGAGAACGAGTCCTAGCGCTGATGAGTGAACATGCCTCACAAATCAAAGCGCAGGCCACTCGCGATCGTGTCCAGCCAATATGCAACGAAATTGCGACTGAAATGAACATTCATTCGCTCGCGCGCATGGCGGACTACCTCCGATTGTCCGACGACGACAAGACTTCGGCCGAGCAAAAATTGTCACTCGCCATCAGCGGTTGGCTGATGGGGAGCGGCAGCGGCATCGATAATCTGGCGGTCACTCTTTCGCTGGTGCAGGTCCGCGATAAAGTGCGGGCCTATCTGCTCGCGCGGCGCAAGGCCGATCGCGATGTGATCTTAGCCGAAATACAAAGCTTGGAAGGTAGCACTCCCGAGTACATCGCCAAGATCCTGGCTCACATGAAGCCGCCACTCGAAACTTACCCCAAACCCAAGACAGACATTCAAACCGAACCGGAAAAGCCCGCTGCCCCCGCGGCTGTTCCAGTCGTTGCTCCCGTTGCGCCGGCACCAGCTGCGCCCGCGCCGGCCGCAATCCCGCCAGCCGCCGGTGCCAAGGGCAATCCGCTCGATCTCTTGAATCGCGATCTGCGGGCCCGTCCCGCTCCCCCTGGCGCGCTGCAAGTGAACAAGGTTCTGCTGCCAGAGCCAGTCGATGACCGCGATGGCACACCCGTCGGAGCCCAAGCTACCGTCAACGGAATCTCCGGCCTGCTGAAGATACAAACACCTGGGCTCTCGGAAGATCCCATCATTGATTACTACGTTCAACTGCCGCCCGAGTACGATCCGTATCGGCGGTATCCTTGCGTGATTTCGCTCAATGGTGCCGGGACGACGCCGCTGCAACAAGTCGATTGGTGGGCTGGTCCGCATTCGGGCACAGCAGCCATGCGATATGGTCAGGCCACGCGTCATGGCTACATCGTCATCGCGCCTGTTTGGACACGCGAACACCAACGCGAATACGAATACTCAGCCCGCGAACACGCTGCCGTGCTCTATACTCTGCGCGATGCCAGCCGACGGTTTGCTGTCGATACCGACCAGGTGTTTCTCAGTGGGCACTCGATGGGGGCCGATGCTGCCTGGGACATCGGGCTGGCTCATCCCGATCTCTGGGCGGGCGTGATGCCGATTGTCGCGCGGGGCGACAAGTACATTTCGCGCTACTCCGAAAATGGTCGTAACCTGCCCATGTACTTTGTGTGCGGTGAGAAGGACGGCGACAAGTGGCAGAACAACTCGCCCGATTGGGAACGCTACTTAAAGTATGTCGGTTACGATTCCCTGGTCGTGCAATATCAGGGTCGTGGACACGAGCACTTTCACGATGAGATTCAAAACCTGTTCGAATGGATGAATCTGCATCAGCGCAATTTCTTTCCCAAGAAATTCGCCGCGAACACGTTGCGGCCGTGGGATAACTTTTTCTGGTACGTCGAAATGGACCGGATGCCTCCCGTGGGGATGGTGCTGCCGATCCAGTGGCCACCAGGCCGCGGCGTCATCGCGACGAAGGTCGAGGCTTCGATCTTGCCGACGAACGGAATCTCCGTCGATAGTTCGGCGGCCAAGATCACCGTTTGGCTTTCGCCCGATATGATCAATTTCAACGCCAAGCCATTCGTCAGTATCCGCGGCAAGCGGTTCCAGAATATACAACCCGATGTGAGCGTGCTGCTCGAAGATGTGCGCACGCGCGGCGACCGCCAGCATCCGTTCTGGGCTAAGGTCAGCAACGTTCAGTAG
- a CDS encoding DUF4912 domain-containing protein, with protein sequence MITTASSLKSQSLKDLTRLAKKNGVTVGQSMRKDDLVKALLRKSKPKKAPPKAIAAKVSAAKPVAAKPVAAKAVSGKAVAAKSMPAKPAPKSIVAKPQGVSANRKSPGPKSPAPKAPPRPTNGKAHAAHSNGVHKPHSKAKPVATKREEKISQRIHEQQAFRERLKDLSTAYTKAGTIAKKGTDKDRLVLMVRDPYWLQVSWQVTRVSVKRAEAALAEQWHGARPILRLMEVDGGTTTSTAERVVREIDVHGGVTNWYIDVPNPPHSYRADLGYIATNGKFFSICRSNSVSTPPPDTSDAIDENWSDIAENYEKVYAMSGGYSEESSSGELQELFEERLQRPMTPPSSNQFGVGADRVINKHRDFRFNVDAEMIVFGATKPDARVTLAGEPVKLRPDGSFTIRLSMPDKRQVLPVVSSSADGVEQRTVVIAVERNTKVLEPMVREQND encoded by the coding sequence TTGATTACCACTGCTTCGTCGCTGAAAAGCCAATCGCTAAAAGATCTTACGCGCCTCGCCAAGAAGAACGGTGTAACCGTTGGTCAGTCGATGCGAAAGGACGACCTGGTGAAGGCCCTCCTGCGCAAATCGAAGCCGAAGAAGGCACCCCCCAAGGCCATTGCCGCCAAAGTCAGCGCTGCGAAACCGGTTGCTGCCAAACCGGTTGCAGCCAAAGCGGTTTCTGGCAAAGCTGTGGCCGCCAAGTCAATGCCGGCAAAGCCCGCTCCGAAGTCGATCGTCGCTAAACCTCAAGGTGTTTCGGCCAATCGGAAGTCACCTGGACCAAAATCGCCAGCTCCTAAGGCTCCACCGCGCCCCACCAACGGCAAGGCCCACGCCGCGCATTCCAATGGTGTGCATAAGCCCCATAGCAAGGCCAAGCCAGTTGCCACCAAGCGCGAAGAAAAAATCAGCCAGAGAATTCACGAGCAGCAAGCCTTCCGTGAACGGTTAAAGGATTTGTCGACGGCCTACACCAAGGCCGGCACCATCGCCAAGAAGGGTACCGACAAGGATCGCCTGGTGCTGATGGTTCGCGACCCCTACTGGCTGCAGGTTTCGTGGCAGGTGACTCGCGTCAGCGTGAAACGCGCTGAAGCTGCCCTGGCCGAACAATGGCACGGAGCACGACCGATCTTGCGTCTGATGGAGGTCGATGGCGGCACCACAACCAGCACCGCTGAACGTGTGGTTCGCGAAATTGATGTCCACGGCGGCGTGACGAATTGGTACATCGATGTGCCGAATCCTCCGCACAGCTACCGGGCTGATCTCGGTTACATCGCGACCAACGGCAAGTTCTTTTCGATTTGTCGTAGCAACTCGGTTTCGACGCCGCCTCCGGACACTTCCGACGCGATCGACGAAAACTGGAGCGACATTGCCGAGAACTACGAGAAGGTCTACGCGATGAGCGGTGGCTACTCGGAAGAAAGCTCCAGTGGTGAATTGCAGGAACTATTCGAAGAACGCCTGCAACGGCCGATGACTCCGCCTTCGAGCAATCAGTTTGGCGTGGGTGCCGATCGGGTTATCAACAAGCATCGCGACTTCCGCTTCAACGTCGATGCCGAAATGATCGTCTTCGGTGCCACCAAGCCCGATGCTCGCGTCACTCTGGCTGGCGAACCCGTCAAGCTCCGTCCCGACGGCAGCTTTACGATTCGCTTGAGCATGCCCGATAAGCGGCAGGTTCTGCCTGTTGTCTCGAGCAGTGCCGATGGCGTCGAACAACGGACCGTAGTCATCGCCGTAGAGCGCAACACGAAGGTTCTCGAACCGATGGTTCGCGAACAGAACGACTAG